The DNA window GGCGAGCGGCGATATCGCCAGATCGGTGGGGGCCGGGCCCGAGTTCAGCCATTGCCCGAAGGTACTCTTTCTCCTTTGGAGTCAATCGGTCGAAGCGGACGAGGAAGAAATTCCGGTCCAATTGGTCGATTACGCTCGGACGGACGGAGCGGACATCATCGAGGGTGATGACCTGGGTCGGCGCATGATTCCAAACGTGGTAACCCCACTCTTGTAGAAAGTAAGGGTAGCCGTGGGCTTCCTCGACAATCTGTCGAACCGCGTCATCCGTAAAGTCGACGTCAAGCTTGTTCGCAGGAATCAAGAGAGCGTCGGCGGCCTGGGACGCAGCGAGCGACCCGACCTCGGGGAAATCGAAAAGGCGTTCCGCATAGGACTTAGCGTCACCCGCCAGTCCCGGAAGTTGAGGCAGGCCAGCTCCCACCAGGACCACGGGAAGGTCTCTTTGCGAGGTTCGATGAATGGCCGTTATCAGGGCCCCGAGTTCGTCGCCCGACAAATACTGAACCTCGTCGATCGCGAGTAGAAGGCCCGTTTCCTGGTGCGCCACGGCCTCGCCCACCGCGACAAACAAGTCAGGTAGGTCCTGGCTGAGGACTCCAGAGTCAGCCTCGCCCTTAAGCGCATCGACATCGAGAGCAATGGTCGTGCCGTCGGGGAGCTTCAGGCTGAAGGTCTTGAGTACGCGCATGGCCCGCAAAACTGCGGCCGCAGGCCCGCGCTGTTCGAGTTGCAGCAAAACCTTCCGCAAGCGGATCGCGATTAAGGTGCGGAAGTCGCCTGTCTCCGGAGCTTCTATGAAGGCGACACGAAGCGCCTCTTGTTCGGCGATCTCAGCGAAGCGATTCAGCAAGACCGTCTTGCCCACGCCTCGAAGACCGATCGGCATGAGGCTCTTGCCTGGCTGCCGTCCCAGCGCACGTCGCAACGTGACGCCGAACCGATCGATAAGTTCATCTCGCCCGATCAGCGCGGGTGGCCTCGTTCCCGCGCCTGGGCGGTAAGGGTTCTGGAGAGGATCCACTGCCAGATTCTACGTCAATCTTATGGATCTTACCCCCTGGACGGGTAAGTTTCGTCTAAGCGAATACTAGACGAAACAGGGTCAAGTCCATCGCATGCAGGACTCGGAAGGCTGCCCCCGCCACATTTCTCCCTGAAGGCCCCGCGCGTTTCGGTCACGATCGCAAGCAGCGTACGCTCAGTGATCGGGCTCCACCCAACCGCGATCGGCGGCCAGAACAGGATCGCCTTCTGCTCGGCGGCGGTCAGGGTCGGTGGGGCGAGGTGGGGCGTAAGGACCTCCCGACACGACAGGGCCAGCGGTGGAGGAGGAAGTCAAGGGGAACCGGTAAAGTGACACGGCGGGAGCGGCGGGCAAAACCGGTCGGCCTTCTCGATCAACAGAGGGGACTCTAGACCTGTTCGTACTCACGAAAGGACGGCGAACTCTGTTTGCTTTCCATCTGTCCCTCCACAAGAGGTCCCAAACGTCGCGCTCGTCGCGGACCAGAATCGTGTTTACCCGCCGAAGAGCGCAACGAGCAATCCCAGCGAAGGTCAAGTCGGAGGAACGACCGAGCCGTCAGGGAAGCCGCCGGAGCCGCTTTCCGGGGGGCATAAGAGGGCATAAGTAGCTTGGCACGAGTAACTTAGCTCTGCCGGCAATGTCTTCAGCGGACCACGGGAGTTCGTCTTTGTAGACGGAAGGCGAACTGGAGTAACTGGTCAAGAATCTGTGCTTCTCGAGCGGCTACGGAGGAGGTTCGCCAGATTCAACGCTTCCAGTTGCTCGCTACATGGGAAGAACCAATATTCACAAGGTGAGTCGAGGTATCAGCGAGGACGCGCTCTTGGGGCGACGAGACCCTTGGTGAGGACCGGACCCGATAAGGGAGTCGCGATGAATCACTTCATTGATTTCTCACGTGTGCGCTCGCCTCGCGTGCCTGGAGTCCATCGGTCGGCCACGGACAGCCCTCAACACACCTGCGCGCCGAGACACGACGTTATCGGCTTGCGTGTCGGCATCTACGTCGGTCTCGTCGCGCTCGCATATTCGATGTCGGCCGCTGCAGATCACGCCTCCGACTGCAGCAGCGCCGCGCTTTCGGAAGTGAAAGCAGTGGTGACAATCTGGTCTAGCATCCCCGCCAGAGGAGGATTCAAGGGACACGAACCAATCGTCATGGCTTCATGCACTCTCAAGAAGTCGGACCAGGATGCAGAAACTGTCGTCAAGAACTTGGCGCAGCAGATGTGGGACATGAGCGACGACAAGAGCGATTCGAGTACGACATGTCAGGCGATGTGGGGGAGAAGATATCCCGTGGCATACTGGGCCTCCAAAAGCAGAACATTTGTCTTCTCCGGGTACATGTGTTATTCAGGACGAACATACGACCCAGATCGGCCCGGATTCTCTGAACGAGACATCGCTGTCATGTACAACGCACTGACCGGTGAGCAGATCCTTCTGCAAGTGACGTTTCAGCAGCCACGCCTATGATCAGAGAGCGTGACGCGAAGGTCTATCATGGACCCGCTTAGCGAGCGCTTTGAGCGCGCCCCCCGCGGCGGCCTTCCATTCGTCAGGCCGATCGACCTTGATGGACATGCGTTGAGATTGTACCGCACGAGATGCGGTGAGGTGTCAAGCTAGCAGGAAAGACTCCGCACCCTCCGCGACATCTCCTCATCGCCCGGGTGCGTATAGACCACCGTCGTCAACGGGCTCGCATGCCGTGCGAACCTCTGCGCCAGGAACAGGTCGTGGGTGGCCCGGTAGACGGCGGTCACGGCTGAGTGCCTCAGGCAATGAAAGGGATATAGCCGGTCGAACCCCGCCTTCTGCTGCCACGTCCGCCACGCGAACTGGACGCGGCGCCGGGAGATGCGGCGGCGGGACTGGTTGCAGAACAGGGGCGCGCTGGGGGCCAGGTCCTCGCGGCGGTCCCGTTTCCACCGCCAAAACCTCCTCAGCTTCGTGACCAGCCGGTCCGGCAGGAACACGTCCGCCGCCCGGCCACCCTTGCCGATCTCGGGCCGGATCCGCACCCGCACACGGGGCGTCCCGTCCGGCGCGAACACGTCCCCGACGTCCAGGCCGACGAGCTCGGCCAAGCGCAGGCCGGTGCCGAGGGCCATCGAGAAGATGGCGTGGTCGCGGACGTTGGCGGCCGTGACCCGCAGGATCGTCTTCTGCTCGGCGGCGGTCAGGGTCGGTGGGGCGAGGTGGGGCATCTCGACCTCCTCCCAAGACAGGGCCATGGGTGGGGGAGGAAGTCAAGGGGGAATGCGCACCGAAGCCGAGGCGTGGCTCGCGGAAGTCCAGAGTCAGCCTCGGGTCGTCGGAGGCGAACCCTCTTGACTTCGGAATCTCGCAGCGGTAGAAGGGAGTCAACTAACGCAGCACAAGAACGAGGCAGCCAGGGGGGAAGATCGCTGCCGCATACGCCTGCGACTCCTGCGAAGTCTCGCGTTCTTTCGAGAGGAGGACTCCTATGCCGTATTCAAGACACTTCGTAGTACTGTTCCTGGCACTCCTCGCAGCCTGTTTGGCCGCTCATGCCGGTAGTCTTGAGCCTTCTGGCCCGCCAGCACCGACCATGGTCACGCTGCAGCAGATCTATGACA is part of the Terriglobia bacterium genome and encodes:
- a CDS encoding site-specific integrase; the encoded protein is MPHLAPPTLTAAEQKTILRVTAANVRDHAIFSMALGTGLRLAELVGLDVGDVFAPDGTPRVRVRIRPEIGKGGRAADVFLPDRLVTKLRRFWRWKRDRREDLAPSAPLFCNQSRRRISRRRVQFAWRTWQQKAGFDRLYPFHCLRHSAVTAVYRATHDLFLAQRFARHASPLTTVVYTHPGDEEMSRRVRSLSC
- a CDS encoding ATP-binding protein, coding for MDPLQNPYRPGAGTRPPALIGRDELIDRFGVTLRRALGRQPGKSLMPIGLRGVGKTVLLNRFAEIAEQEALRVAFIEAPETGDFRTLIAIRLRKVLLQLEQRGPAAAVLRAMRVLKTFSLKLPDGTTIALDVDALKGEADSGVLSQDLPDLFVAVGEAVAHQETGLLLAIDEVQYLSGDELGALITAIHRTSQRDLPVVLVGAGLPQLPGLAGDAKSYAERLFDFPEVGSLAASQAADALLIPANKLDVDFTDDAVRQIVEEAHGYPYFLQEWGYHVWNHAPTQVITLDDVRSVRPSVIDQLDRNFFLVRFDRLTPKEKEYLRAMAELGPGPHRSGDIAARLGVKVESIAPRRSDLIVKGMVYSPAHGDTAFTVPMFDEYLKRAMPDWSSRGNVR